One genomic segment of Erysipelotrichaceae bacterium 66202529 includes these proteins:
- a CDS encoding mannosyl-glycoprotein endo-beta-N-acetylglucosamidase, with protein MKKTVHRRKKKKQNRYISILASGVLIALLVLILSWFFSTRRTYTVMILYPDGREQEYAEYHSLAQAKDEMLAQTKRSEKQNAGIRYDNKLIAIGYGVVQFQRKDCTLNTSYRMEQTDETGYTNGCYGNDAAFVDISDDGKEIRFRQAGVDGWVATELVTLHNYYNENDVTSINHYTAKSGLLTHKLTTNISQSSYASTLSMGELQLKDQAYYSYDGHYFYRYFEDMIDDYRKDTHEHAANKNAFYNYYQFLPHRSISRYSAEDINWYVHNYLGFTSFQQSLLYNSGAWFMDAQKRYGTNAVMMFCLAMNESDFGRSSIAREKNNLFGHAAYDVSPSQSASGYANVKESIMMHAEKYLQEGYLNPLSDLYHGGFFGDKAGGMNVRYASDPYWGEKAADFYRTFDMVMQGKDQSFSYLVSEQPLTVYKGKEESTVLYKIDSVPASLLVLKQEDGWIRVRSDGAVNDGKLQKSSTTYDLKNSFGFVKENLTNHIRILQ; from the coding sequence ATGAAAAAAACTGTGCACAGACGTAAAAAAAAGAAACAAAACCGCTACATCTCCATATTGGCGAGCGGTGTACTGATTGCCCTGCTGGTATTGATCCTGTCATGGTTTTTTTCCACCAGAAGAACCTATACAGTTATGATTCTGTATCCGGATGGAAGAGAGCAGGAATATGCGGAATATCATTCTCTTGCACAGGCAAAGGACGAGATGCTGGCACAGACAAAGCGAAGTGAGAAACAAAATGCAGGAATCCGCTATGATAACAAGCTGATTGCAATCGGATACGGCGTTGTACAATTTCAGCGCAAGGATTGTACGCTTAACACCTCCTACCGTATGGAGCAAACAGATGAGACAGGATATACAAACGGATGCTATGGAAACGATGCCGCCTTTGTCGATATCAGCGATGACGGTAAGGAAATTCGTTTCCGTCAGGCAGGTGTTGATGGCTGGGTAGCGACAGAGCTGGTAACTCTGCATAATTACTATAATGAAAACGATGTAACCTCCATCAATCACTATACGGCAAAGTCCGGACTTCTAACACATAAGCTTACAACCAATATCTCGCAGAGCAGTTATGCGAGCACATTATCCATGGGAGAACTACAGCTTAAAGATCAGGCCTATTACAGCTATGATGGCCATTACTTCTACCGATATTTTGAGGATATGATTGATGATTATCGAAAGGATACACATGAACACGCTGCTAATAAGAACGCCTTCTATAATTATTACCAGTTTCTGCCACACAGAAGCATCAGCCGGTATTCAGCAGAGGATATTAACTGGTATGTACACAATTATCTGGGATTTACTTCATTTCAACAATCTCTTTTGTATAACAGTGGGGCCTGGTTTATGGATGCACAGAAACGCTATGGCACGAATGCTGTAATGATGTTCTGTCTGGCGATGAATGAGAGTGATTTTGGAAGAAGCTCTATAGCGCGGGAAAAGAATAATCTGTTCGGTCATGCGGCGTATGATGTATCACCATCCCAAAGCGCTTCCGGCTATGCAAATGTAAAAGAGAGTATTATGATGCATGCAGAGAAATATCTGCAGGAGGGCTACCTCAATCCGCTGAGTGATCTGTATCATGGCGGGTTCTTTGGAGATAAGGCGGGTGGTATGAATGTACGCTATGCCTCTGACCCCTACTGGGGAGAAAAAGCCGCAGATTTTTATCGAACCTTTGATATGGTTATGCAGGGAAAGGATCAAAGCTTTTCCTACCTGGTTAGTGAACAGCCGCTCACTGTATATAAAGGAAAAGAAGAGAGTACTGTTTTATATAAGATAGACAGCGTGCCTGCTTCTCTGCTAGTGCTGAAGCAGGAGGATGGATGGATCAGGGTACGGAGTGACGGGGCAGTAAATGATGGTAAGCTTCAGAAAAGCAGTACTACCTATGATTTGAAAAATTCATTCGGATTTGTAAAGGAGAACTTGACGAATCATATCCGTATACTACAATAA
- the dapA gene encoding 4-hydroxy-tetrahydrodipicolinate synthase, translating to MKFEGIITPIITPFHRDEEQHINYEATKQLIDHLIAKGVKGIFILGSNGEFHVIDEAEKIEFAEKVIAMVDHRVPVYVGTGACSTRETIRLSKKMEKLGADALSVITPYFLTPTEEELVQHFTAVAESVNIPIILYNIPKATGCNLSAAVVSRLAEVKNIRGIKDSSGQEENLKAYAEIAKRDDFDLLIGSDSKISYGYALGASGAVTGTSNVITEVLVELDKALRSGEQEKAEALQKDIDVLRGVLKLGTVPVVMKRAAELAGITQAGPARKPVLECSAQDDEKIKEMLKHYHLI from the coding sequence ATGAAATTTGAAGGTATTATAACTCCAATCATCACACCGTTTCACCGTGATGAGGAACAGCATATCAATTATGAGGCAACAAAGCAACTCATCGATCATCTGATCGCAAAGGGTGTAAAGGGAATCTTCATCCTGGGAAGCAATGGAGAGTTTCATGTAATCGATGAAGCAGAAAAAATAGAGTTCGCAGAAAAGGTGATTGCCATGGTAGACCACCGCGTCCCGGTATATGTGGGAACGGGGGCATGCAGTACCAGGGAAACCATACGTCTGTCCAAGAAAATGGAGAAGCTGGGTGCGGATGCATTAAGTGTGATCACACCATATTTCCTGACACCAACAGAGGAAGAGCTGGTACAGCATTTTACAGCGGTAGCGGAAAGTGTGAATATACCGATTATATTGTATAACATACCAAAGGCAACAGGCTGTAATTTAAGTGCAGCGGTCGTAAGCCGTCTGGCAGAGGTAAAGAATATCCGTGGAATCAAGGACAGCAGCGGACAGGAAGAAAATCTGAAGGCATATGCAGAAATCGCAAAGCGTGATGATTTCGACTTACTGATTGGTTCGGATTCCAAGATCAGCTATGGTTATGCTCTGGGGGCAAGTGGAGCAGTGACAGGAACCTCCAATGTAATCACCGAGGTATTGGTGGAGCTGGACAAGGCTCTGCGTAGTGGGGAACAGGAAAAAGCAGAGGCACTGCAGAAGGACATCGATGTATTGCGTGGTGTATTGAAGCTGGGAACTGTACCGGTTGTTATGAAGCGTGCAGCAGAGCTGGCAGGAATCACACAGGCAGGGCCGGCAAGAAAGCCGGTGCTGGAATGCAGTGCACAGGATGATGAAAAAATCAAAGAGATGCTGAAGCATTATCACCTTATTTAA
- a CDS encoding PTS ascorbate transporter subunit IIB, with amino-acid sequence MYKALVCCRAGMGSSMLLKIKADQVISENGYPIQTEHGNLDSLNGFTGDLVITMDDLADELKDKVPYALGIRNIMDKVEMKSKMEEFLATK; translated from the coding sequence ATGTACAAAGCATTAGTATGTTGCCGTGCAGGCATGGGATCCAGTATGCTGTTGAAAATCAAGGCGGATCAGGTTATCAGCGAAAACGGCTATCCAATCCAGACCGAGCATGGGAATCTGGATTCCCTGAATGGGTTTACCGGGGATCTTGTTATCACGATGGATGATCTGGCAGACGAATTAAAGGACAAGGTTCCTTATGCACTGGGGATTCGCAATATCATGGACAAGGTGGAAATGAAATCCAAAATGGAAGAATTTCTTGCCACAAAATAG
- a CDS encoding PTS sugar transporter subunit IIA yields MLKDLTNERLIRLNIEAADWEEAIRKSAQPLIDEHKVKQSYVDDMITGVKENGPYIVLTKHVALPHARPESGALESAIGIATLKTPVVFGNEANDPVKYLFCLSAKDNMEHLNALAELAGMFEDAQFYRLLEQAESAKEIMEYISK; encoded by the coding sequence ATGCTGAAAGATCTGACAAATGAAAGGCTGATCCGGTTAAACATTGAAGCCGCTGACTGGGAAGAAGCAATCCGCAAATCCGCGCAGCCGCTGATAGACGAACACAAGGTCAAGCAATCCTATGTGGATGATATGATTACAGGGGTAAAAGAAAACGGCCCTTATATCGTTCTTACCAAGCATGTTGCACTTCCGCATGCCAGACCGGAGTCAGGAGCACTGGAAAGTGCCATTGGTATTGCGACTTTGAAAACGCCGGTTGTCTTCGGAAATGAGGCAAACGATCCTGTGAAATATCTGTTTTGTCTCAGTGCAAAGGATAACATGGAGCATTTGAATGCACTGGCTGAGCTGGCGGGAATGTTTGAGGATGCACAATTCTACAGGCTCCTGGAACAGGCAGAGAGCGCAAAGGAAATTATGGAATACATCAGTAAATAG
- a CDS encoding ketohydroxyglutarate aldolase: protein MQKVDITKRIAQTGAMAIVRVDTIERGMEIANGCLDGGIDCLEISYTLPNAGEVIQALRNEFQDRLLVGAGTVLDSETARHAILHGAQFIIAPNFSKEAAIMCNRYQIPYAPGCTTLTEALQALEAGAAFIKAFPISDFYGAKLVSVFKTPIPYMPILASGGIDLKNLKDYVTRGVDCCGFGGLLTKGSREQIAANAHSIRCLIDEARQELQTAAE, encoded by the coding sequence ATGCAGAAAGTGGATATTACAAAGCGAATCGCACAAACAGGGGCAATGGCTATCGTTCGTGTGGATACGATTGAGCGTGGAATGGAAATCGCAAACGGATGTCTGGACGGGGGAATAGATTGTCTGGAAATCAGTTATACACTGCCAAATGCAGGAGAGGTGATTCAGGCTTTGCGCAATGAATTTCAGGATCGCCTGCTCGTCGGTGCCGGTACGGTGCTGGATAGTGAAACTGCAAGACATGCTATTTTACATGGAGCACAATTTATTATTGCACCGAATTTTTCAAAAGAGGCAGCCATCATGTGCAACCGGTATCAGATTCCCTATGCACCGGGCTGTACGACATTGACGGAAGCACTTCAGGCTCTGGAAGCAGGGGCCGCCTTTATCAAGGCGTTTCCTATCTCAGATTTCTATGGGGCTAAGCTGGTATCTGTATTCAAAACTCCTATTCCTTATATGCCGATTCTTGCGAGCGGTGGCATCGATTTGAAGAATCTGAAGGATTATGTGACACGCGGTGTGGACTGCTGCGGCTTTGGAGGTCTTCTGACAAAGGGAAGCAGAGAACAAATAGCAGCGAATGCTCACTCCATCCGTTGTCTGATCGATGAAGCAAGACAGGAACTACAGACAGCGGCAGAATAA
- a CDS encoding sigma-70 family RNA polymerase sigma factor, whose amino-acid sequence MREQQIIHKIKKGDQQALNTFIRDLYPPVYSFTYRKMQGDDTAKDITQEVFVRFIRQLPMYHAQGKTLHYLYRIASNLCHDYHRKMNREQHTDIDTQSDGIATSCNVHEAILNQIRNEELMLYIGELSDAQQDVILLKYFHQMTFKEIAESFSIPISTVKTRHTAALKKLSTLWKEGDYHE is encoded by the coding sequence ATGAGAGAACAGCAGATCATTCACAAAATAAAAAAAGGCGATCAGCAGGCACTGAATACATTTATCCGTGATCTCTACCCTCCGGTCTACTCCTTCACCTATCGTAAAATGCAGGGGGATGATACTGCGAAGGATATCACACAGGAGGTATTTGTCCGCTTCATCCGTCAGCTTCCTATGTACCATGCACAGGGAAAGACACTGCACTATCTGTATCGCATCGCAAGCAATCTCTGTCACGACTACCATAGAAAAATGAATCGTGAACAGCATACGGATATTGATACACAATCCGATGGTATAGCAACAAGCTGCAATGTACATGAGGCCATACTCAATCAGATTCGAAATGAAGAACTGATGCTGTACATAGGGGAGTTATCCGATGCACAACAGGATGTAATTCTGCTGAAATATTTCCATCAGATGACATTTAAAGAGATTGCTGAAAGCTTCTCCATCCCAATTTCTACAGTAAAAACAAGACATACCGCAGCATTAAAAAAATTATCCACATTATGGAAGGAAGGTGATTATCATGAATAA
- a CDS encoding HAD hydrolase-like protein, with amino-acid sequence MNKKGLLFDFNGTMFFDSEKHREAWNVFSQKYRGCPISDYELDHTHGQTNKKIIELLLGNMSDEESERLSKAKEALYRECCVNDPAMFHLVDGLEDVLNKLQKLQVPMTICSASIKENIDFFISSFHLDRWFDTNAIIYDDGTHVDKISMFHDGAKAIGVPLENCMIIEDSLSGLAFAYRCHPGRLIAITTPERKEAYEKLAGVSAVIHDFRNFDTSFFSE; translated from the coding sequence ATGAATAAAAAAGGATTGTTATTTGATTTCAACGGGACGATGTTTTTCGATTCCGAAAAGCATAGGGAAGCATGGAATGTATTTTCCCAGAAATACCGCGGCTGCCCCATCTCAGATTATGAGCTGGATCATACGCATGGACAGACCAACAAAAAAATTATTGAATTATTACTTGGTAACATGAGTGATGAAGAAAGTGAGAGGCTTTCCAAGGCAAAGGAAGCATTATATCGGGAATGCTGCGTAAATGATCCAGCTATGTTTCATTTGGTGGATGGACTGGAGGATGTGCTGAACAAGCTGCAGAAGCTGCAGGTACCGATGACCATCTGTTCAGCATCTATTAAAGAAAATATTGATTTCTTTATTTCATCCTTTCACCTCGACCGCTGGTTTGATACAAATGCCATTATTTATGATGATGGTACCCATGTCGATAAGATTTCCATGTTCCATGACGGTGCAAAGGCTATTGGTGTTCCGCTTGAAAATTGTATGATTATTGAAGATTCACTATCCGGGCTTGCTTTCGCATACCGCTGTCATCCCGGCAGACTGATTGCGATTACAACACCTGAACGTAAGGAAGCATATGAGAAGCTTGCAGGAGTTTCTGCAGTCATTCATGATTTCCGCAATTTTGATACCTCTTTCTTTTCAGAGTAA
- a CDS encoding PTS sugar transporter subunit IIC, translating into MLDAILAQSRNTALIMGLIAMIGLLLQKKHATDVISGTMKTVIGFMVFNIGSTAMSGVVQTFTDLFNVAFGIEGVTTQVEVATGLALNTYGTEVALVMLLGFVVNLIVAKFTRFKAIFLTGQHFLYFACVIALIFIANGLPMPLTVIAGGILLGFCGAALPSFCQPFMNKITGADNLAMGHFNCIGYAFAGYVGKLFGKMGKSTEEKKDASTVNMPKFFELFRDFIFSVALFMVVLFYVAVIACVVNGHMDVVLEKAGNDIWFIYPFLQGLQFAAGMSVLIYGVRQFIAEITAAFVAISEKYIPNSKPAVDCPAIFPFAPTAVLIGFVGAFVGGLAAMAIMIACNSSVIMIPAAGICFFSGGTCGIFGNAYGGWKGALVGSFIVGMALTGLPLILYPAFAGLGISGASFPNVDYNIIGAFLNWILGIFA; encoded by the coding sequence ATGTTAGATGCGATTTTAGCGCAATCACGAAATACCGCATTGATTATGGGGCTGATTGCGATGATTGGTCTGCTGCTGCAGAAAAAGCACGCGACGGACGTTATCAGCGGTACGATGAAAACAGTTATCGGATTTATGGTATTCAACATTGGATCCACTGCAATGTCAGGGGTTGTACAGACATTTACAGATTTATTCAATGTAGCGTTTGGAATTGAAGGAGTTACTACACAGGTAGAGGTCGCAACCGGTCTTGCACTGAATACTTATGGTACAGAGGTGGCCCTGGTTATGCTGCTGGGCTTCGTTGTCAATTTGATCGTTGCCAAATTCACAAGATTTAAGGCAATCTTCCTTACCGGACAGCACTTTCTGTACTTTGCATGTGTCATCGCACTGATCTTTATTGCCAACGGTCTGCCGATGCCACTTACGGTAATTGCCGGTGGTATTCTGCTTGGCTTCTGCGGTGCAGCACTGCCATCCTTCTGTCAGCCGTTTATGAATAAAATTACGGGTGCTGACAACCTGGCTATGGGGCACTTTAACTGTATTGGTTATGCATTTGCCGGATATGTAGGGAAATTATTCGGTAAGATGGGAAAAAGCACAGAGGAAAAGAAGGATGCCAGCACAGTCAATATGCCGAAATTCTTTGAATTATTCCGTGACTTTATCTTCTCAGTAGCATTGTTCATGGTGGTATTGTTCTATGTGGCTGTAATTGCCTGTGTGGTAAACGGTCATATGGATGTCGTTCTTGAAAAAGCAGGAAATGATATCTGGTTTATTTATCCGTTCCTGCAGGGTCTGCAGTTTGCGGCAGGTATGAGCGTTCTGATTTATGGTGTTCGTCAGTTTATCGCAGAAATCACTGCAGCGTTTGTTGCAATTTCAGAGAAATATATTCCAAACTCCAAACCGGCAGTTGACTGTCCGGCAATCTTCCCATTCGCTCCGACTGCTGTCCTGATTGGTTTTGTGGGTGCATTCGTCGGCGGTCTTGCGGCAATGGCAATCATGATTGCATGCAACAGCAGTGTCATTATGATTCCGGCAGCCGGTATCTGTTTCTTCTCAGGAGGTACCTGCGGTATCTTCGGTAATGCCTATGGCGGCTGGAAGGGCGCATTGGTTGGTTCCTTCATCGTTGGTATGGCATTAACCGGTCTGCCACTGATTCTGTATCCTGCATTCGCAGGTCTGGGAATTTCCGGAGCATCCTTCCCGAATGTCGATTACAATATTATCGGAGCATTCCTGAACTGGATTCTGGGAATCTTCGCCTGA
- a CDS encoding PadR family transcriptional regulator, which translates to MPLKHAILGLLNYAEMTGYDIDRYFKSSIAFFWHAQTSQIYKELNTCTKHNWVDSEIVYQSDKPNKKVFHITEEGRLELHRWLADADLEDIMKYKNPLLIKIFFSSNIDIDQTMRLLEKYIRECSDIIDKMNDDLNTIPEFEAQIHKDNESFYWGMTMTYGFMYYQNEIKWANWCIDKLKEKI; encoded by the coding sequence ATGCCGCTGAAACATGCGATTCTGGGTCTGTTGAACTATGCGGAAATGACCGGTTATGATATTGACCGTTATTTCAAATCAAGCATTGCCTTTTTCTGGCATGCGCAGACATCACAGATATACAAGGAGCTGAACACCTGTACAAAGCATAACTGGGTGGACAGTGAGATTGTTTACCAAAGTGATAAACCGAATAAGAAGGTTTTTCACATTACCGAGGAGGGCAGACTGGAGCTTCACCGCTGGCTGGCCGATGCGGATCTTGAGGATATCATGAAGTACAAGAATCCACTGCTGATTAAAATTTTCTTTTCCAGTAATATTGATATTGATCAGACGATGCGACTGCTGGAAAAATACATTCGGGAGTGCTCTGACATTATTGATAAAATGAATGATGATTTGAATACGATACCGGAATTTGAAGCACAGATTCACAAGGATAATGAATCCTTTTACTGGGGTATGACGATGACCTATGGTTTTATGTATTATCAGAATGAAATCAAATGGGCAAATTGGTGTATCGATAAGCTGAAGGAAAAAATATAA
- a CDS encoding 2,4-dihydroxyhept-2-ene-1,7-dioic acid aldolase gives MGLKQLIEKQKAKGVLVKTMANPSMVIMAKDCGMDFIFYDCEHGVMSYEQLHDVMVLGNMQGFPSIVRIAQLSRADVSKILDYGAAGVMVPMVETAEQARQLVQWSKYPPLGKRSYSGGANTHYAPGGHHEQHMRELNENVMSIVQIETRQGVERIKEILDVKGIDGVLIGPCDLAISLGWPDDLMRTEEQDMIRCVAKACRERKLAFGIIGSMAMQEAFQEYSNMLVSAIDTSLMRDGLKQAVEEYKKLERKEYDGSRKRTDS, from the coding sequence ATGGGATTAAAACAACTGATAGAAAAGCAGAAAGCAAAAGGCGTTCTGGTAAAGACGATGGCAAATCCGTCTATGGTCATTATGGCAAAGGATTGCGGTATGGATTTTATCTTCTATGACTGTGAGCATGGTGTAATGTCCTATGAACAGCTCCATGATGTGATGGTACTTGGCAATATGCAGGGCTTTCCCTCCATCGTCCGAATTGCTCAACTGTCCAGAGCGGATGTATCCAAAATCCTTGATTATGGTGCAGCTGGTGTTATGGTTCCTATGGTGGAAACAGCAGAGCAGGCACGACAGCTTGTTCAGTGGAGCAAATATCCGCCACTTGGAAAGCGCAGCTATTCCGGTGGAGCGAATACGCACTATGCCCCTGGCGGTCATCATGAACAGCATATGAGAGAGCTGAATGAAAATGTAATGAGTATTGTTCAGATTGAAACCAGACAGGGTGTGGAACGCATTAAAGAAATACTGGATGTGAAGGGCATTGACGGTGTACTCATCGGCCCCTGTGACCTGGCGATTTCTCTTGGCTGGCCGGATGATCTCATGCGTACAGAGGAGCAGGATATGATCCGATGTGTCGCAAAGGCATGTAGGGAGCGAAAGCTTGCCTTCGGAATTATTGGTAGCATGGCAATGCAGGAGGCTTTTCAAGAGTACAGTAATATGCTTGTTTCAGCGATTGATACCTCACTCATGAGAGATGGCTTGAAGCAGGCAGTGGAAGAATATAAGAAACTGGAAAGGAAGGAATACGATGGCAGTAGAAAAAGAACAGATTCGTGA
- a CDS encoding DUF2974 domain-containing protein, which translates to MLCEKTFYDLSLLSYFDTYAVNIPVSDMIRHIQEDEQLIQDYGQYPDFQNNMKLVRQINPEEYKNMMVKDWYNDNADSGVVYYTFELEDALIFAFRGSEKLDDVHHRTGWQDWKDNFRMFLKDPTWQQLLALHRIQNTDIQKPFYMCGHSKGGNLSLYIALTMKKELQDQLIRVVSFNAPGITKPILSLYEQRARDPEFLDKLLIFENENDCVSAFFENLKEPIYVRSCYPCTNMEELYHNHNLYAMDFQDNAYIMAEKKTVMPKFFYHFINDFFMNLKEERVAKVVAKMDEYFDSGCSMEELYKLMLVDVSRYVSLFEDIPEEEMATITLQDLIDRRKTKLIMDKVKELQPKETLQKMADSVMISSPVVKLNEIDMKEITQGLIDNYELLVKEKTKEFHAMISENNEKIMHAIRSIRSRESESHKD; encoded by the coding sequence ATGCTATGCGAAAAAACATTTTATGATCTGTCTCTTCTTTCCTATTTTGATACCTATGCTGTTAATATTCCGGTATCGGATATGATACGGCATATACAGGAGGATGAACAGCTGATACAGGATTACGGACAGTATCCGGATTTTCAGAATAACATGAAGCTTGTTCGTCAGATTAATCCGGAAGAATATAAAAATATGATGGTAAAGGACTGGTATAACGACAATGCGGACAGCGGTGTTGTATATTATACCTTTGAGCTGGAGGATGCATTGATTTTTGCATTCCGCGGCAGTGAAAAGCTGGATGATGTTCATCACAGGACAGGGTGGCAGGACTGGAAGGATAATTTCAGAATGTTTCTGAAGGATCCCACTTGGCAGCAGCTTTTAGCACTGCATAGGATTCAGAATACAGATATACAGAAGCCATTTTATATGTGTGGACATTCCAAGGGTGGAAATCTGTCGCTGTACATTGCTTTGACGATGAAAAAAGAATTGCAGGATCAGCTAATCCGGGTTGTCAGCTTTAATGCACCGGGAATCACCAAGCCGATTCTTTCCTTATACGAACAGCGCGCAAGAGATCCGGAATTTCTGGATAAGCTGTTGATATTTGAGAATGAAAATGATTGCGTATCCGCCTTTTTTGAAAATCTGAAGGAGCCGATTTATGTGCGTTCGTGTTATCCCTGTACAAATATGGAGGAGCTTTATCACAATCATAATCTGTACGCGATGGATTTTCAGGATAATGCCTATATCATGGCGGAAAAGAAAACGGTTATGCCAAAATTCTTCTATCATTTTATCAATGATTTCTTTATGAATCTCAAGGAGGAACGCGTGGCGAAGGTCGTAGCGAAAATGGATGAGTATTTTGACAGCGGCTGTTCCATGGAGGAGCTGTATAAGCTGATGCTTGTGGATGTTTCCCGCTATGTATCCCTGTTTGAGGATATTCCAGAGGAGGAAATGGCAACCATTACCTTGCAGGATTTGATTGACCGCCGTAAGACAAAGCTGATTATGGATAAGGTGAAGGAGCTGCAGCCAAAGGAAACATTGCAGAAGATGGCAGATTCCGTAATGATATCCTCTCCTGTTGTAAAGCTGAATGAAATTGATATGAAGGAAATCACGCAGGGACTGATTGACAATTATGAACTGCTGGTGAAGGAAAAAACAAAAGAATTTCATGCTATGATATCTGAAAATAATGAAAAAATCATGCATGCAATTCGTTCCATTCGCAGCCGTGAAAGTGAGTCACACAAAGATTAG
- a CDS encoding SIS domain-containing protein, with amino-acid sequence MAVEKEQIREFLDIESSELKNFIDGIDTEALVAARELILNAEKNRNRVHVTGIGKPGHVAGYAASLLSSTGTPTYELHGTEAVHGSAGQVLPGDVVIAISNSGETTELKATVETLKNNGARLIALTGKADSWLAKQGDVTLIAGVKQEGDPMNKPPRASILAEMVMLQSLSILLQNAKNLTPQQYVKWHPGGSLGASIKNSEDR; translated from the coding sequence ATGGCAGTAGAAAAAGAACAGATTCGTGAGTTCCTGGATATTGAATCCAGCGAGCTGAAAAACTTTATAGACGGTATAGATACAGAGGCACTGGTTGCCGCAAGAGAGCTGATTCTGAATGCGGAGAAAAACCGAAACCGTGTGCATGTGACAGGAATTGGAAAACCGGGACATGTGGCCGGATATGCGGCATCATTATTATCCTCCACGGGAACACCTACGTATGAGCTGCATGGTACAGAGGCTGTTCACGGCAGTGCCGGACAGGTGCTTCCGGGGGATGTTGTCATTGCCATTTCCAACAGCGGAGAAACAACAGAGCTGAAAGCAACCGTGGAAACATTGAAAAACAATGGTGCAAGACTGATCGCGTTAACCGGAAAAGCGGATTCCTGGCTGGCTAAACAGGGAGATGTAACGCTGATTGCCGGTGTGAAGCAGGAGGGAGATCCGATGAATAAGCCTCCTAGAGCATCCATATTGGCAGAAATGGTTATGCTGCAGAGTCTGAGCATTTTATTGCAGAATGCGAAAAATCTGACACCGCAGCAGTATGTAAAATGGCATCCGGGAGGAAGTCTTGGAGCCAGCATTAAGAATAGCGAGGATAGATAA